The genome window AATGAACAGCCCACCGCCCGAACGGTAGCCCATATTTACGAAACGCATCGAAAAGGGGGCACCACGTCGATCTTACCAACTCTTTATTCATCAGACCACGCCACGGCTTTACAGGCTATTGCTGCGGTTCGGGAAGAGCAAAAAAAAGAGCCGTTGGGCGTCCTTGGCCTGCACCTGGAAGGACCTTATGTGTCGTTAGAAAAGCGGGGGGTACACAGCGCCGCTTACGTACGAGAGTCTGATAGTCAAGAGCTATCGGAATTAATCGAATACGGAAAAGACGTCATTCGCCTGCTGACGATTGCGCCTGAATGCTTTACGGAAGAACAGTTACAAATGCTGAAAAAAGGAGGTATACGACTTTCGGCGGGGCACACAAATGCCACGTACCAACAGGCAACGGCCGCTTTTGACGGCGAGGTTGCGCTGGCGACGCATCTTTACAACGCCATGCGGGGTTTCGAAAGCCGGGAGCCGGGCGTGGTCGGGGCGGTTTTCGACCACCCAACGATTCGGGCAAGCATCGTGGCCGATGGTTTTCACAACGATTTTGCGGCGATCCGAATAGCGCACCGCTTACTAAAAGACCGCCTTTTTTTGATCTCCGACGCGATGTCGGCAGCCCCGCCCCGTCCGCAATTTGTGCACGAAGAACTACAAATCCAGTACGATCGGGGACGGTATGTGAACCAGGACGGTCGGCTGGCAGGTTCGTCGATTACATTGCTGGAGGCGGTCCAAAATTGCATTCAACGGGTTGGGTTAGAACCAGCGCAGGCGTTTCGAATGGCATCCACCATTCCGGCGAAAATCATTGGCCTGGGCGATAAAATCGGAAAAATTCAGTCCGGTTATACTGCTAACTTAATCGTTCTGGACAGCGAATTAGCCTTGTCGCAAGTGATGGTAAACGGCAGCTTTATCGCCTGAAGTTACTAGACAGGTCGGTAAGTTGTCAGCCAGTCGTTGCCGATGCGTTCGTTGCTTTGCAAGCGCCCACGCAAGGTGGGAGCGGCCAGTCCGTCACCGAGTACTTTCGGGCTTTTAAAAACGCGGGCTTCGTCCCATAACCCCTGGTTGAGCATACTTTCCAGCAGAAACGTACCGCCTTCCACAATCAGCGACTGAATCTTCTGATTATACAAGTCGTCCAGCAGTTGCGGCAGAAAAGGCTCGCTGGCCTTTAGTGGGATGAATTGCGTGGCGGGTAACGTAAAATCGGCAGGCTGCGGAACATTATCCAAATGATAGACCAGCGTCCGCTGTGAGCCATCGAAAAGGTTCAATTCACGGGGAAGCTGCAATGTTTTGTCGATCACCACCCGCACTGGATTGCGCCCCTGCCACAGCCGAACATTTAGTTTGGGATTATCGTACCGCGCCGTGTTGGTCCCGACCATAATGGCGTCTTCTTCGCTGCGCCACTGATGCACTAGCTGCCGCGAAAGTGCGCCGCTGATGACCAAAGGCTGGTAACTCGACGGCGCAATAAAGCCATCGGCCGTTTCAGCCCATTTCAGGATAAGGTAAGGCCGTTTTTTTTCGATAAAGGTAAAGAAGCGGCAGTTCAGTTCACGGCCTCGTTCGGCCAGCACGTTGGTTTGCACGTCAATGCCCGCCGCCCGCAATTTAGCCAGCCCTTTTCCGGCGACGAGCGGATTTGGATCATCATTGCAAACAACGACCCGCTTCACCCGTTTTTCAACCAGCAGGTCGGCGCAGGGCGGTGTTTTTCCGAAGTGCGAACAAGGCTCCAGGGTCACGTAAACGGTAGCTTCGGGCAGCAAGGTTTCGTCGGTTACCGATCGAACGGCGTTCACCTCGGCGTGAGGCTCCCCGTAGCGCTGGTGCCAGCCTTCACCGATAATGACAGGCTTCTGGCCAGGTTTTTCGTGCACAATAACGCAACCAACCAGCGGGTTAGGACTAACGGTTCCGCGCCCCAAGGTGGCCAATTCGAGGGCGCGAGTCATGTATATGTTATCGTTCATTGGGTAAAAGTCACAAGTCAACTGCCAAAAGTCCGCAAGTTTTTGCAGATTTACACAAAATTAAGCATACGCATGACCACGGCTAAGTCCCTGTTTGATTCGTTGGTCGGGCAATTGAAAGGATATCGTCCAGAGGAAGCCCGGGCCATCGTATTTTTGTTATTTGAACATTTTCTGCGGTTTCGCCGGACTGATGTTGTTGCCAATAAGCCGGTACCAGCCACGCAACCCGATTGGGATGACCTGATTCTGCGGTTGAACAATCAGGAACCCGTACAGCACCTAATCGGAACAACGG of Tellurirhabdus bombi contains these proteins:
- the ribD gene encoding bifunctional diaminohydroxyphosphoribosylaminopyrimidine deaminase/5-amino-6-(5-phosphoribosylamino)uracil reductase RibD; this encodes MNDNIYMTRALELATLGRGTVSPNPLVGCVIVHEKPGQKPVIIGEGWHQRYGEPHAEVNAVRSVTDETLLPEATVYVTLEPCSHFGKTPPCADLLVEKRVKRVVVCNDDPNPLVAGKGLAKLRAAGIDVQTNVLAERGRELNCRFFTFIEKKRPYLILKWAETADGFIAPSSYQPLVISGALSRQLVHQWRSEEDAIMVGTNTARYDNPKLNVRLWQGRNPVRVVIDKTLQLPRELNLFDGSQRTLVYHLDNVPQPADFTLPATQFIPLKASEPFLPQLLDDLYNQKIQSLIVEGGTFLLESMLNQGLWDEARVFKSPKVLGDGLAAPTLRGRLQSNERIGNDWLTTYRPV
- the nagA gene encoding N-acetylglucosamine-6-phosphate deacetylase, with translation MAELILQNATVFTGTDVLTSASIRIDNGLIQEVVSGSLSASNALDLAGQWLIPGLVDLQAYGGSEVSLNEQPTARTVAHIYETHRKGGTTSILPTLYSSDHATALQAIAAVREEQKKEPLGVLGLHLEGPYVSLEKRGVHSAAYVRESDSQELSELIEYGKDVIRLLTIAPECFTEEQLQMLKKGGIRLSAGHTNATYQQATAAFDGEVALATHLYNAMRGFESREPGVVGAVFDHPTIRASIVADGFHNDFAAIRIAHRLLKDRLFLISDAMSAAPPRPQFVHEELQIQYDRGRYVNQDGRLAGSSITLLEAVQNCIQRVGLEPAQAFRMASTIPAKIIGLGDKIGKIQSGYTANLIVLDSELALSQVMVNGSFIA